A stretch of Saccharothrix texasensis DNA encodes these proteins:
- a CDS encoding flagellar basal body protein FliL, producing MTHPGGGGGEWPPQNNPYGQPQQGGYPQQGPQQGGYPQQGGYPQTGPQPQQGGYQPQQGGYPQQGGYPQTGPQGFPQQPGHQQDFGQPYGQQPYGQGPVGFGGGEPPKKKRTGLVVTAVVAVLALAAGTVATVWALRSSDEVAAGSESPSTAANNLLSALGSGDVLGIMNGLAPAEAKLSKDYTEATISEAKRLEILKKDADPNKLSGVQIKSEGIKFDDAAAEKVNDHLTINKVVEGKITVTSDVKQIPLTDKLVDALGAELDKAGTETDTLDFAKEKADRDGKPIGIATIKVGDEWYPSLFYTIANAALEEEGLKWPAQGIAPAGAGSANDAAKQMVEKALDGDIEGVLALLPPDEMGVLQDVGPVLLDQVGKTPATGAKLVELETDAKDVSGGKLLTIRKLVVEAEGETVEVSRDGDCYAATVKGQTQRLCADEITQLVEQQGGSDIPPAAVDVIARIGAQVLKDGLGVVATEVDGKWYVSPFRTYSELFLTLMRGLEPKDIDELIKAIK from the coding sequence AGAACAACCCGTACGGCCAGCCGCAGCAGGGCGGCTACCCGCAGCAGGGCCCCCAGCAGGGCGGATACCCGCAGCAGGGTGGCTACCCGCAGACCGGTCCCCAGCCGCAGCAGGGTGGCTACCAGCCGCAGCAGGGCGGTTACCCCCAGCAGGGCGGCTACCCGCAGACGGGCCCGCAGGGCTTCCCGCAGCAGCCGGGTCACCAGCAGGACTTCGGCCAGCCCTACGGCCAGCAGCCCTACGGCCAGGGCCCGGTCGGCTTCGGGGGCGGCGAGCCGCCGAAGAAGAAGCGCACCGGCCTGGTCGTCACCGCCGTCGTCGCCGTCCTCGCGCTGGCCGCGGGCACGGTCGCCACGGTGTGGGCGCTGCGCAGCTCCGACGAGGTGGCCGCCGGCTCCGAGAGCCCGTCCACCGCGGCGAACAACCTGCTCAGCGCGCTGGGCAGCGGTGACGTCCTGGGCATCATGAACGGCTTGGCGCCCGCCGAGGCGAAGCTCAGCAAGGACTACACCGAGGCCACGATCAGCGAGGCCAAGCGGCTGGAGATCCTGAAGAAGGACGCGGACCCGAACAAGCTCAGCGGCGTCCAGATCAAGAGCGAGGGCATCAAGTTCGACGACGCCGCCGCGGAGAAGGTCAACGACCACCTGACGATCAACAAGGTGGTCGAGGGCAAGATCACGGTCACCTCGGACGTCAAGCAGATCCCGTTGACCGACAAGCTGGTCGACGCGCTCGGCGCGGAGCTGGACAAGGCCGGCACCGAGACCGACACGCTGGACTTCGCCAAGGAGAAGGCCGACCGCGACGGCAAGCCGATCGGCATCGCCACCATCAAGGTCGGCGACGAGTGGTACCCGAGCCTCTTCTACACCATCGCGAACGCCGCGCTGGAGGAAGAGGGCCTGAAGTGGCCCGCCCAGGGCATCGCGCCGGCCGGCGCGGGCTCCGCGAACGACGCCGCGAAGCAGATGGTCGAGAAGGCGCTCGACGGTGACATCGAGGGCGTCCTCGCGCTGCTGCCGCCGGACGAGATGGGCGTGCTGCAGGACGTCGGCCCGGTCCTCCTGGACCAGGTCGGCAAGACGCCCGCCACGGGCGCGAAGCTGGTCGAGCTGGAGACCGACGCCAAGGACGTCTCCGGCGGCAAGCTGCTCACGATCCGCAAGCTGGTGGTCGAGGCCGAGGGCGAGACCGTCGAGGTCAGCCGGGACGGCGACTGCTACGCGGCCACGGTCAAGGGCCAGACGCAGCGGCTGTGCGCGGACGAGATCACGCAGCTGGTCGAGCAGCAGGGCGGCAGCGACATCCCCCCCGCCGCGGTCGACGTGATCGCCCGGATCGGCGCGCAGGTGCTGAAGGACGGCCTCGGCGTGGTCGCCACCGAGGTCGACGGCAAGTGGTACGTCAGCCCGTTCCGCACCTACAGCGAGCTGTTCCTGACGCTGATGCGCGGCCTGGAGCCGAAGGACATCGACGAGCTGATCAAGGCGATCAAGTAG